One Paenisporosarcina sp. FSL H8-0542 genomic region harbors:
- a CDS encoding AMP-binding protein, with the protein MYNDQSWFLKRALLAPSRLACVDIDSDQQWTYAQFARLIEQWVQRLTQEKLQQGDRVAILAANHPELLAILFACGLKGYIYVPLNFRLSHHELSDILEDCEPSILVTDDVYENIALSFDGKKVMNREVPFNNEPCVFEMHSIQSVSADEPWMMIYTGGTTGKPKGVLLSYHNVNWNALNTIVSWGLSERDCTVNYMPLFHTGGLNALSIPILMTGGTVVIGHRFNAEQALNEILKRKATISLFVPTMYELMTQSETFKKHDFPDVRVFLSGGAPCPVTVYEQFENKGLPFKEGYGLSEAGPNNFVIDVRVAKVKRGSVGKSMQFVDTLIVTKDHQPALIGEVGELWIRGRHVFRGYWRNDKETAATMQNEWLKTGDLAKIDADGDTYIVGRKKDMIVTGGENVYPQEIEHCLLLNRTIREAAVIGLPDEKWGEVVTAFISLSDPALFEETQLTEHCRQFLGGYKIPKKFVVLPELPKTHVGKIDKKQLSALKVV; encoded by the coding sequence ATGTATAATGATCAATCCTGGTTTTTAAAACGAGCACTATTGGCTCCCTCCCGTCTTGCCTGTGTTGATATCGATAGTGACCAGCAGTGGACATATGCTCAATTTGCGCGTCTCATTGAACAGTGGGTACAACGCTTAACGCAAGAGAAGTTGCAACAAGGGGACCGTGTGGCGATACTTGCTGCCAATCACCCTGAGCTACTAGCCATTTTATTTGCCTGTGGATTGAAAGGTTATATATATGTACCTTTGAATTTCAGATTAAGCCATCATGAACTCAGCGATATTCTGGAAGATTGTGAACCATCAATCCTAGTAACGGATGATGTATACGAAAACATAGCACTTTCATTTGATGGTAAGAAAGTCATGAACAGGGAAGTACCTTTCAATAATGAACCTTGTGTATTCGAAATGCACTCTATCCAATCTGTTTCGGCGGATGAACCGTGGATGATGATTTATACAGGAGGTACGACAGGGAAACCAAAAGGAGTACTCCTGTCTTATCACAACGTCAACTGGAATGCGTTGAACACAATTGTTAGCTGGGGGTTGTCGGAACGAGATTGCACTGTCAACTATATGCCTTTGTTCCATACAGGGGGATTGAATGCTTTGTCGATCCCAATCCTGATGACAGGGGGAACAGTGGTCATCGGTCATCGATTTAATGCAGAACAAGCATTGAACGAAATTCTGAAACGAAAAGCAACGATTTCCTTATTCGTTCCAACGATGTATGAATTGATGACACAGTCAGAGACGTTCAAGAAACATGATTTTCCTGACGTCCGAGTATTTTTATCAGGTGGCGCTCCGTGTCCGGTTACGGTATATGAACAATTTGAAAACAAAGGTTTACCTTTTAAAGAAGGCTATGGTCTTTCTGAAGCGGGACCAAATAATTTTGTAATAGATGTCAGAGTGGCCAAAGTCAAAAGAGGATCAGTTGGCAAAAGCATGCAATTTGTAGATACTTTGATTGTCACGAAAGACCATCAACCTGCATTAATCGGGGAAGTCGGGGAGCTTTGGATTCGCGGGAGGCATGTTTTCAGGGGCTATTGGCGAAATGACAAAGAAACCGCAGCTACGATGCAAAACGAATGGTTGAAAACAGGGGATCTGGCGAAAATTGATGCAGACGGTGATACGTATATTGTCGGACGAAAAAAAGACATGATCGTAACCGGTGGGGAGAACGTCTATCCTCAGGAAATCGAACATTGTCTACTCCTGAATCGTACAATCAGGGAAGCGGCTGTCATCGGACTCCCGGATGAGAAGTGGGGCGAAGTCGTTACCGCATTCATTTCATTGAGTGACCCTGCTCTATTTGAAGAAACTCAATTGACCGAACATTGCCGTCAATTTTTAGGAGGCTATAAAATCCCGAAAAAGTTTGTGGTGTTACCGGAACTGCCGAAAACGCATGTCGGAAAAATTGATAAGAAACAACTATCAGCCTTGAAAGTCGTGTAA
- a CDS encoding thioesterase family protein: MFVSEKEIEIRYAETDQMGVVYHANYLVWMEIGRTSLIEDLGYTYAGLESEGYLSPVIDLSIQYKASLKYGQKATVRTWVESHGKLRTTYGYEILHEDRTVAATAKSEHVLVKKETFRPVSLKKVNAEWDATYAEIAKVKS, encoded by the coding sequence ATGTTTGTCAGTGAAAAAGAAATTGAAATCCGTTATGCCGAAACAGACCAAATGGGTGTCGTTTACCATGCCAACTACTTGGTATGGATGGAAATCGGAAGAACCAGCCTGATTGAAGATTTAGGCTACACGTATGCCGGACTGGAAAGTGAAGGCTATTTATCACCAGTGATCGATTTGAGTATCCAATATAAAGCGTCGTTGAAATATGGTCAGAAAGCAACTGTTCGCACATGGGTTGAGTCTCATGGTAAACTTCGAACAACCTATGGTTACGAGATCTTACATGAGGATAGAACGGTAGCAGCAACAGCAAAGTCAGAACATGTTTTGGTGAAAAAAGAAACATTCCGACCTGTATCGCTTAAAAAAGTGAATGCAGAGTGGGACGCTACATATGCAGAAATCGCCAAGGTGAAGAGCTGA
- a CDS encoding type II toxin-antitoxin system SpoIISA family toxin, whose product MVENQQESYRWYKNLLNKKVLGPIILIIVLFLVKLLWGDSILSFTQKNKWFILIGFAAVILYISWAFEGFFKKHKQNLRRTWYFLFIIGVVLLLNHTGFNVKEWQRYTLLAGMFIFVDLALFLTPTIKKIGGAEMEQINDVESINEEMQKVIVQTQNRSLQFTDILDRMQISSFETQEWNEIENYQESLEDFLYSYGETCRQNITVFKKNNDNFFRQELGTILGVNITDEQMNSINEKVVVHIDKHTVLIPYLEKIFPVVISIESEKEHVLDIDIDHIINLSMIHSWLKKPLEE is encoded by the coding sequence ATGGTAGAAAATCAACAAGAATCATATAGATGGTACAAGAATCTCCTCAACAAAAAGGTTCTAGGACCTATAATTCTTATAATAGTTCTGTTTTTGGTAAAGCTGTTATGGGGCGATTCAATTCTCTCCTTTACCCAAAAAAACAAGTGGTTCATTCTTATTGGCTTTGCGGCGGTAATTCTATACATAAGTTGGGCATTTGAAGGATTTTTTAAAAAGCATAAACAAAATTTGCGGAGAACATGGTATTTCCTTTTCATTATTGGGGTTGTGCTGTTGCTTAATCATACTGGTTTTAATGTGAAAGAATGGCAACGATACACATTGTTAGCGGGGATGTTCATCTTTGTTGATTTAGCCTTGTTTTTAACTCCAACTATTAAGAAAATCGGCGGAGCTGAAATGGAACAAATCAATGATGTGGAAAGCATCAATGAGGAAATGCAGAAGGTTATTGTTCAAACACAAAATAGAAGTTTGCAATTCACAGATATATTGGACAGGATGCAAATATCTTCTTTTGAAACTCAAGAATGGAATGAAATAGAGAATTATCAGGAGAGCTTAGAAGATTTTTTATATTCCTATGGAGAAACTTGCAGACAAAATATCACAGTATTCAAGAAAAATAATGACAATTTCTTTAGGCAAGAATTAGGTACAATTCTTGGAGTTAATATTACAGATGAACAAATGAATTCCATAAATGAGAAAGTAGTCGTTCATATAGACAAGCATACAGTCCTCATTCCATATCTCGAAAAAATATTTCCAGTAGTCATTTCTATTGAATCGGAAAAGGAACATGTTTTGGATATTGATATAGATCATATTATTAATCTTTCTATGATACATAGTTGGTTAAAAAAACCACTTGAAGAGTGA
- a CDS encoding HesB/YadR/YfhF family protein, with protein MKIVISHEAMQWFKEDMEAKAGEYIRFYARYGGSSQLHDGFSLGVTKEQPMELSVELVEEDIHFYIEDRDIWYFDGHDLHVTVDPKQKELTYSYVK; from the coding sequence ATGAAAATCGTGATTTCACATGAAGCAATGCAATGGTTTAAAGAAGACATGGAAGCAAAAGCCGGCGAATATATTCGGTTTTACGCCCGCTACGGTGGCTCCAGTCAGCTCCATGACGGATTTTCACTCGGTGTAACGAAAGAGCAACCGATGGAACTATCCGTTGAATTAGTTGAAGAAGATATTCATTTTTACATTGAAGACCGAGATATTTGGTATTTTGACGGACATGATTTACATGTCACTGTTGATCCGAAACAAAAAGAACTTACATATTCATACGTAAAATAA
- the plsY gene encoding glycerol-3-phosphate 1-O-acyltransferase PlsY: MNTVIAILLAYLLGSIPSALWIGKLFYKTDIRQHGSGNLGGTNTFRTLGLKAGLIVSILDILKGTAATCLPLIPFFVDTGLHPLFLGVIAVVGHMYPIFANFKGGKAVATSGGILLGYHWPIFVLMLVSFFIVLKISKMVSLTSMVLGVIALLYTVIYNIFVETDIPLLVVIVLLTAFILYRHRANITRIKAGTEPKVKWI, from the coding sequence ATGAATACTGTTATCGCTATTTTACTAGCTTACTTGCTAGGGTCTATACCATCAGCATTATGGATTGGGAAACTTTTTTACAAGACGGATATCCGTCAACACGGAAGTGGGAATTTGGGTGGAACGAATACTTTTCGGACTTTAGGTCTGAAAGCAGGTTTAATTGTGTCAATTTTGGACATTTTAAAAGGAACGGCAGCTACTTGTCTACCGCTAATTCCTTTCTTCGTAGATACAGGCCTCCACCCGTTATTTTTAGGCGTAATTGCAGTAGTTGGTCATATGTATCCTATCTTTGCTAATTTCAAAGGAGGCAAAGCCGTAGCTACTTCAGGCGGGATTCTGTTAGGGTACCACTGGCCGATTTTCGTTTTAATGCTGGTTTCTTTCTTTATCGTACTGAAGATATCAAAAATGGTCTCTTTAACTTCGATGGTTCTAGGAGTAATTGCTTTGCTATATACGGTAATCTATAACATTTTCGTTGAAACCGATATTCCATTGTTGGTAGTGATTGTTTTACTTACTGCATTCATTCTTTACCGTCATCGTGCTAATATCACCCGGATCAAAGCGGGAACCGAGCCAAAAGTGAAGTGGATATAA
- the parE gene encoding DNA topoisomerase IV subunit B: MAKNQSISAYNDDAIQVLEGLEAVRKRPGMYIGSTDARGLHHLVYEIVDNAVDEALAGFGDHIVVNIHEDQSISIRDFGRGMPTGMHKTGKPTPEVIFTILHAGGKFGQGGYKTSGGLHGVGASVVNALSTFLEVTIHRDGKKYRQRFENGGHPVTTLEQIGTTKESGTSIHFLPDPTIFSVTKYNYETLCERLRESAFLLKGLKIELNDLRNGTKDVFFFETGIEAFVGYLNEEKDVLHPVAYVEGVQDDIEVEFAFQFNDGYSETILSFVNNVRTRDGGTHETGAKSALTRVFNEYARKTSLLKEKDKNLDGADIREGISAIVSVRIPEAILQFEGQTKGKLGTSEARAAVDAVVSEKLLYVLEENAELSASLVRKAIRAQQAREAARRAREDARNGKKSKKSASILSGKLTPAQSRNAAKNELYLVEGDSAGGSAKQGRDRSFQAILPLRGKVINTEKAKLADIMKNEEISTIIHAIGGGVGADFSVPDIAYDKIVIMTDADTDGAHIQVLLLTFFYRYMKPLIEAGKVYIALPPLYKVYRGVGKKEVLQYAWTEAELDEAIRKIGKGYMIQRYKGLGEMNAGQLWETTMNPDTRTLIRVEIDDDARAERRITTLMGDKVEPRRRWIENNVNFGLDEDSNILENELIHAEEDSE, from the coding sequence TTGGCAAAAAATCAATCAATATCAGCTTATAACGACGATGCAATTCAAGTACTCGAAGGACTGGAAGCAGTTCGAAAACGTCCAGGAATGTATATTGGTTCTACGGACGCTAGAGGCTTACACCATTTAGTGTATGAAATTGTCGACAATGCAGTCGATGAAGCACTTGCTGGATTTGGTGATCATATCGTTGTCAATATACATGAAGATCAAAGTATCAGCATTCGCGACTTTGGACGAGGAATGCCTACTGGAATGCACAAAACCGGAAAGCCAACACCCGAAGTTATTTTTACCATTCTGCATGCAGGCGGTAAATTTGGACAAGGCGGCTACAAAACAAGTGGTGGTTTACACGGAGTAGGTGCATCGGTAGTAAATGCGTTATCTACGTTTTTGGAAGTTACAATCCACCGCGATGGCAAAAAATATCGCCAGCGTTTTGAAAATGGTGGACACCCCGTTACAACACTTGAACAAATCGGCACAACGAAAGAATCAGGAACATCCATTCATTTCTTGCCTGATCCAACCATTTTTTCGGTTACAAAATACAATTATGAGACATTATGTGAACGTTTGAGAGAGTCTGCTTTTCTATTAAAAGGGCTTAAAATCGAACTGAACGATTTACGTAATGGCACAAAAGACGTATTCTTTTTCGAAACCGGCATCGAAGCGTTTGTCGGTTATTTGAATGAAGAAAAAGATGTATTGCATCCAGTTGCCTATGTTGAAGGGGTTCAGGATGACATCGAAGTGGAGTTTGCATTCCAATTTAATGACGGCTATTCTGAAACGATTTTATCGTTTGTTAATAATGTCCGTACGCGTGATGGCGGAACCCATGAGACAGGAGCGAAATCTGCCTTGACGCGCGTATTTAACGAATATGCACGAAAAACAAGTCTACTTAAAGAGAAAGATAAGAACTTGGATGGAGCAGATATTCGTGAAGGAATTTCAGCAATCGTTTCAGTGCGTATTCCTGAAGCCATTCTTCAATTTGAAGGACAGACGAAAGGTAAATTAGGTACGAGTGAAGCTCGTGCAGCAGTGGATGCGGTAGTTTCCGAGAAACTGTTGTATGTTCTTGAAGAAAATGCTGAATTGAGTGCCTCACTTGTCCGTAAAGCGATTCGTGCACAACAAGCACGAGAAGCTGCTCGTCGTGCCCGAGAAGATGCACGTAACGGCAAAAAATCAAAGAAATCAGCTTCAATTTTATCTGGGAAGCTGACTCCTGCACAATCTCGTAATGCTGCGAAAAACGAATTATATCTGGTGGAGGGTGACTCTGCCGGCGGTTCTGCGAAACAAGGACGAGACCGCAGTTTCCAAGCGATTTTGCCACTTCGAGGAAAAGTTATCAATACCGAAAAAGCAAAACTTGCGGACATCATGAAAAACGAAGAAATCTCGACGATCATTCACGCAATCGGCGGTGGAGTAGGCGCTGATTTCTCAGTTCCGGATATCGCATATGATAAAATCGTCATCATGACAGATGCCGATACGGATGGAGCACATATTCAAGTATTGCTTCTGACGTTCTTCTACCGTTATATGAAACCATTGATTGAAGCAGGAAAAGTATATATTGCTTTGCCACCCCTTTACAAAGTTTACCGTGGAGTCGGCAAAAAAGAAGTTCTTCAGTACGCTTGGACGGAAGCTGAACTTGACGAAGCCATCCGAAAAATCGGTAAAGGATATATGATCCAGCGTTATAAAGGTCTTGGTGAAATGAATGCAGGACAATTATGGGAAACAACGATGAATCCTGATACAAGAACATTGATTCGAGTAGAAATTGATGATGATGCACGTGCGGAAAGACGCATCACTACATTGATGGGTGACAAAGTTGAACCAAGAAGACGATGGATTGAAAACAATGTTAATTTTGGTCTGGATGAAGACAGCAATATTCTAGAAAACGAACTCATCCATGCTGAGGAGGATTCAGAATGA